In Ferribacterium limneticum, a genomic segment contains:
- the rfaE1 gene encoding D-glycero-beta-D-manno-heptose-7-phosphate kinase yields the protein MSSSMLEKISQVRLLVVGDVMLDRYWFGEVSRISPEAPVPVVKVQRMEERLGGAANVARNAASLGAVSALLSVVGDDEAGRTLGRLLEEGQIDANLHVDREIDTTVKLRVIGRQQQLLRIDFETTPSHEVLQAKLADFETRVVQSDVVVLSDYGKGGLTHIAEMIRIARAHDKPVLVDPKGDEWGKYAGATVITPNRSELKEVVGRWSSDEELATKARKLRGELGLEALLVTRSEEGMTLFADDTHHQPALAREVFDVSGAGDTVIATLAVMIAAGADWAEAIRVANIAAGIVVGKLGTAVVSREELAAAL from the coding sequence ATGAGCAGCAGCATGCTGGAAAAGATTTCGCAGGTTCGCCTGCTGGTTGTTGGCGACGTGATGCTCGACCGCTATTGGTTCGGCGAGGTCAGCCGGATTTCCCCCGAGGCGCCGGTGCCGGTGGTCAAGGTTCAGCGCATGGAAGAGCGTCTCGGCGGGGCGGCCAACGTTGCCCGCAATGCCGCTTCGCTCGGGGCCGTATCAGCCCTGCTGTCGGTGGTTGGTGACGACGAGGCGGGGCGCACCCTCGGGCGCCTGCTCGAAGAAGGTCAAATTGATGCGAATTTGCACGTTGACCGTGAAATCGACACCACTGTGAAGTTGCGCGTCATTGGTCGTCAGCAGCAACTGCTGCGCATCGATTTCGAGACGACACCTTCGCACGAAGTGCTGCAGGCCAAGCTGGCCGATTTTGAAACCCGGGTCGTCCAGTCCGATGTGGTTGTCCTTTCCGACTACGGCAAGGGTGGACTGACGCATATCGCTGAGATGATCCGCATCGCGCGCGCCCACGACAAACCTGTTCTCGTCGATCCCAAGGGTGATGAGTGGGGCAAGTATGCTGGTGCTACCGTGATTACGCCGAATCGCTCCGAGCTGAAAGAAGTCGTCGGGCGCTGGTCGTCGGATGAGGAACTGGCTACCAAGGCGCGCAAGTTGCGTGGCGAGCTCGGCCTCGAAGCCTTGCTGGTCACCCGCAGCGAAGAGGGGATGACCCTGTTCGCCGATGATACTCACCATCAGCCAGCCCTGGCGCGCGAAGTATTCGATGTTTCCGGAGCCGGGGATACCGTGATTGCCACGCTGGCCGTCATGATCGCCGCCGGAGCTGATTGGGCCGAAGCCATTCGTGTGGCCAATATCGCCGCCGGCATCGTTGTCGGCAAGCTTGGTACTGCCGTTGTCAGCCGTGAAGAACTTGCCGCAGCCCTGTAA
- a CDS encoding bifunctional 3-phosphoshikimate 1-carboxyvinyltransferase/cytidylate kinase, which yields MAAEFLDLPQLLFAAGTVRLPGSKSISNRVLLLAALAEGETEVRDLLASDDTERMLDALKVLGVGTTHLGGENWLIKGCGGQVPIKQAELFLGNAGTAFRPLTAALALAGGNYVLKGVARMHERPIGDLVDGLRQLGADISYLGNDGYPPLHLKPANLVLGDSVKVRGDVSSQFLTGLLMALPLIGQTATVDVVGELISKPYIEITLATMARFGVQVQREGWQRFTVPGGSRYVSPGTIYVEGDASSASYFLALGAIGGGPVRIEGVGSDSIQGDVKFAEALAKMGAQVEMGPNWMEARAPQSGLVAVNLDCNHIPDAAMTLATTALFAKGTTTLRNIASWRVKETDRIAAMATELRKLGAEVEEGDDFIRVTPSTLKPAAIDTYDDHRMAMCFSLAAFGTPLRINDQKCVAKTFPDYFERFAAVTKAALVIAIDGPSASGKGTVAAKVAAALGYAYLDSGALYRLTALAAKRAAVDWADEVAVATIAAELDVEFSGSDIRLNGELVGDVIRTEEISVGASKVAALPAVREALLFRQRAFNKAPGLIGDGRDMGSVVFPRAALKVFLTASAEARAERRYKQLIEKGFSANLADLLLDLKQRDERDSQRSVAPLRQEADAKLLDTTHLTIEQAVNQVLVWSREALQ from the coding sequence TTGGCTGCTGAGTTCCTTGATCTTCCTCAACTGCTTTTTGCCGCCGGTACGGTGCGTCTGCCTGGCTCGAAAAGTATTTCTAACCGTGTCCTGTTGCTTGCCGCATTGGCTGAGGGCGAGACCGAAGTCCGCGACCTGCTCGCTTCGGATGACACCGAGCGGATGCTCGATGCGCTGAAAGTGCTTGGCGTCGGCACTACCCATTTAGGTGGCGAGAACTGGCTGATCAAGGGTTGTGGTGGCCAGGTTCCGATAAAACAGGCAGAGCTTTTCCTCGGAAATGCCGGGACGGCGTTTCGCCCTTTGACAGCTGCGTTGGCGCTGGCTGGTGGCAATTACGTGCTGAAGGGCGTCGCCCGGATGCACGAGCGCCCGATTGGCGATTTGGTTGATGGCTTGAGGCAACTTGGCGCGGATATCAGCTATCTGGGGAATGATGGTTATCCGCCACTTCATCTCAAGCCGGCGAACCTTGTCCTTGGTGACTCGGTGAAGGTGCGTGGTGACGTCTCCAGTCAATTTCTGACAGGTTTATTGATGGCCCTTCCCCTTATTGGGCAGACTGCTACGGTCGACGTCGTTGGTGAGCTGATTTCCAAACCCTATATCGAGATCACGCTGGCAACCATGGCGCGTTTTGGTGTTCAGGTTCAACGTGAAGGGTGGCAGCGGTTTACGGTGCCAGGGGGCAGTCGATATGTTTCGCCGGGAACGATTTATGTCGAGGGCGATGCTTCGTCGGCCTCGTATTTTCTCGCTCTGGGGGCCATAGGTGGCGGGCCGGTGAGGATTGAAGGCGTCGGCAGTGATTCGATTCAGGGCGACGTCAAGTTTGCCGAGGCGCTAGCTAAAATGGGTGCCCAGGTGGAGATGGGGCCAAACTGGATGGAAGCACGGGCGCCGCAATCTGGCCTGGTTGCGGTCAACCTCGATTGCAACCACATTCCCGATGCGGCGATGACGCTGGCAACGACGGCGCTGTTTGCCAAAGGCACAACGACGTTGCGTAACATAGCTAGTTGGCGGGTCAAGGAGACAGACCGGATCGCAGCTATGGCGACCGAGTTGCGCAAATTGGGAGCGGAGGTTGAGGAGGGGGACGATTTCATCCGTGTCACGCCGTCCACCCTCAAGCCGGCGGCTATCGATACCTATGACGATCATCGCATGGCAATGTGTTTCTCTTTGGCCGCCTTCGGAACGCCTTTGCGTATCAATGACCAGAAATGCGTGGCCAAGACTTTTCCGGATTATTTTGAACGTTTTGCGGCGGTTACCAAGGCGGCGCTAGTCATTGCCATCGATGGCCCCTCTGCTTCAGGCAAGGGAACAGTAGCGGCTAAAGTGGCAGCGGCACTCGGTTACGCCTATCTCGATTCCGGTGCTCTTTACCGGTTGACCGCGTTGGCCGCTAAGCGGGCTGCCGTTGATTGGGCGGATGAGGTAGCTGTTGCCACCATAGCTGCCGAGCTTGATGTGGAGTTTTCGGGCAGCGATATCCGCCTTAATGGTGAACTTGTCGGTGACGTCATTCGTACGGAAGAAATCTCGGTCGGTGCCTCGAAGGTCGCGGCCCTGCCTGCTGTACGGGAGGCGCTTCTTTTTCGCCAACGGGCCTTCAACAAGGCGCCTGGCCTGATTGGCGACGGGCGTGATATGGGCTCGGTGGTTTTTCCTCGCGCGGCGCTCAAAGTGTTCCTGACAGCGAGTGCCGAAGCGCGCGCTGAACGTCGTTATAAGCAGTTGATCGAAAAAGGATTCTCTGCTAATCTCGCGGACCTTCTGTTGGACTTGAAGCAACGTGACGAGCGCGATTCACAGCGCAGCGTTGCTCCTCTTCGGCAAGAGGCCGACGCAAAGCTGCTCGACACCACGCATCTCACCATCGAACAGGCGGTGAATCAGGTGCTGGTCTGGAGCAGGGAAGCGTTGCAGTAA
- the rpsA gene encoding 30S ribosomal protein S1: MESFAQLFEESLARQEMRQGEVITAEVVLIDHNFVVVNAGLKSESYVPLEEFLNDQGELEVKVGDFVQVAIEMLEDGYGATRLSRDRAKRIAAWNFLEEALNNNSLVTGTITGKVKGGLTVMSNGVRAFLPGSLVDMRPVKDTTPYEGKTMEFKVIKLDRKRNNVVMSRRAVLEATADKDREKLLENLKEGTTVKGIVKNITDYGAFVDLGGIDGLLHITDLAWRRVRHPSEVLNVGDEVTAKILKFDAEKNRVSLGMKQLGDDPWVGIARRYPAGTRLFGKVTNLTDYGSFVEIEQGIEGLVHVSEMDWTNKNVHPSKVVQLGDEVEVMILEIDEERRRISLGMKQCQANPWDDFAMNHKKGDKVKGAIKSITDFGIFIGLPGGIDGLVHLSDLSWSATGEEAIRNFKKGDEVEALVLGIDVEKERISLGIKQMEGDPYTNFIATHEKNSIVNCTVKTVDARGAVLTLDGENEGYLRASEFSRDRIDDLSQHLKVGDTVEAMIINVDRKTRGINLSIKAKDNAEQHEAMQKLSAESSAAASGTTNLGALLKAKLNQQG; this comes from the coding sequence ATGGAATCTTTTGCTCAACTATTTGAAGAATCCCTGGCTCGCCAGGAAATGCGTCAAGGCGAAGTCATCACTGCAGAAGTGGTGCTCATCGATCACAATTTCGTTGTGGTCAATGCCGGCCTGAAATCGGAATCCTATGTTCCGCTCGAAGAATTCCTGAATGATCAGGGCGAACTCGAAGTCAAGGTGGGCGATTTCGTCCAAGTGGCTATCGAAATGCTGGAAGACGGCTACGGTGCCACGCGCCTGTCCCGCGATCGCGCCAAGCGCATCGCTGCCTGGAACTTCCTGGAAGAAGCCCTGAACAACAACTCCCTGGTTACCGGCACCATCACCGGCAAGGTCAAGGGCGGTCTGACCGTCATGTCCAACGGTGTCCGCGCCTTCCTGCCGGGTTCCCTCGTCGACATGCGTCCGGTCAAGGACACCACGCCGTACGAAGGCAAGACCATGGAGTTCAAGGTCATCAAGCTTGACCGCAAGCGCAACAACGTCGTGATGTCCCGCCGTGCCGTGCTCGAAGCCACCGCTGACAAAGATCGCGAAAAGCTGCTTGAGAACCTCAAGGAAGGCACCACCGTCAAGGGTATCGTCAAGAACATCACCGACTACGGCGCATTCGTCGACCTCGGCGGTATCGATGGCCTGCTGCACATCACCGACCTGGCCTGGCGCCGTGTTCGTCACCCGAGCGAAGTGCTCAACGTTGGTGACGAAGTTACCGCCAAGATCCTCAAGTTCGATGCCGAGAAGAACCGCGTCTCTCTGGGTATGAAGCAGCTGGGCGACGATCCGTGGGTTGGTATTGCCCGTCGTTACCCGGCTGGCACCCGCCTGTTCGGCAAGGTCACCAACCTGACCGACTACGGTTCTTTCGTTGAAATCGAACAGGGCATCGAAGGCCTGGTTCACGTTTCCGAAATGGACTGGACCAACAAGAACGTTCATCCGTCCAAGGTTGTCCAGCTCGGCGACGAAGTCGAAGTCATGATCCTCGAAATCGACGAAGAGCGTCGTCGTATCTCCTTGGGCATGAAGCAGTGCCAAGCCAATCCTTGGGACGACTTCGCCATGAACCACAAGAAGGGCGACAAGGTTAAGGGCGCCATCAAGTCGATCACCGACTTCGGCATCTTCATCGGTCTGCCTGGTGGCATCGATGGCCTGGTTCACCTGTCCGACCTGTCCTGGTCTGCGACTGGCGAAGAAGCCATCCGCAACTTCAAGAAGGGCGACGAAGTTGAGGCTCTGGTTCTTGGCATCGACGTCGAGAAGGAGCGTATCTCCCTCGGTATCAAGCAGATGGAAGGTGATCCGTACACCAACTTCATCGCCACCCACGAGAAGAACAGCATCGTGAACTGCACCGTGAAGACGGTCGACGCCCGCGGCGCCGTGCTGACCCTGGATGGCGAGAACGAAGGTTACCTGCGTGCTTCCGAATTCTCGCGTGATCGTATCGACGACCTGTCGCAACACCTCAAGGTGGGCGATACCGTTGAAGCCATGATCATCAACGTGGATCGCAAGACCCGTGGTATCAACCTTTCCATCAAGGCCAAGGACAATGCCGAACAGCACGAAGCCATGCAGAAACTTTCTGCAGAATCTTCCGCCGCTGCTTCCGGCACGACCAACCTGGGTGCCCTGTTGAAGGCCAAGCTTAACCAGCAAGGCTGA
- a CDS encoding polysaccharide biosynthesis protein has protein sequence MTNPRTLAAFLHDLVAAAVSWMLAFWLRFNFDMPLNFQLAALHALVWVLPLFAVLFYAFGLYRGLWRFASLSDMQHIGAAVVVGALLTTSLIVFFSVALIPRSVLILHPLLLALIMGGSRFVYRSWKEHRLYGPAKMRGQPVLIIGTDEAADSLLRELARSGLWYPVALVDEQAGKMGRRLRGLPVFGPFSRIAEVAEQYGVKHAIMAMPHAKSSVRRHAVELSSAAGLEVMTIPSYDDILAGRLSVSNMRRVELEDLLGRDSVSLDAAALHEQLTGRVVLVSGAGGSIGSELCRQIAAFSPSRLLLLDSSEFALYRMDEELAHAFPELPRACWAADVRDAERIEEIFAAERPAVVFHAAAYKHVPLMEKVNAWQAVRTNALGTLITAQAARMFGVDKFVLVSTDKAVNPTNVMGCSKRLAERLCRALQEPGGTRFVTVRFGNVLGSNGSVIPKFREQIARGGPLTVTHPDIVRYFMTIPEAAQLVLHAGWLGQGGEIFVLDMGEPVKIVDLARDMILLSGFSEGDIPIHFTGLRSGEKLYEELLADDEKTLPTPHPKLRIAKLADDMSETEFAELLAWLSPAVRDVAVVKADLQYFVPEYTTN, from the coding sequence ATGACGAATCCGCGTACCCTGGCTGCTTTCCTTCACGATCTGGTGGCGGCGGCAGTGTCCTGGATGCTGGCTTTCTGGCTGCGTTTCAATTTTGATATGCCATTGAATTTCCAGCTGGCGGCTCTGCATGCCCTGGTTTGGGTGCTGCCGCTGTTCGCCGTGCTGTTTTACGCCTTCGGCCTCTATCGCGGCTTATGGCGATTCGCCAGTCTTTCCGATATGCAGCACATCGGTGCAGCAGTTGTCGTCGGAGCCTTGCTGACGACTAGTCTTATTGTCTTTTTCAGCGTGGCGTTGATCCCACGCTCGGTGCTCATCCTGCATCCCTTGTTGCTGGCCTTGATCATGGGCGGGAGTCGTTTCGTCTATCGTAGCTGGAAAGAGCATCGCCTGTATGGGCCGGCTAAAATGCGTGGGCAGCCGGTGTTGATTATCGGGACGGATGAAGCCGCCGACTCTCTCCTGCGTGAGCTGGCCCGTAGCGGCCTCTGGTATCCGGTTGCCTTGGTCGACGAACAGGCGGGGAAGATGGGGCGGCGCCTGCGTGGGTTGCCGGTTTTCGGGCCATTCTCCCGCATTGCCGAAGTGGCTGAACAATATGGCGTCAAGCATGCCATCATGGCCATGCCCCATGCGAAAAGCTCGGTTCGACGACATGCGGTGGAATTATCCTCGGCAGCCGGGCTGGAGGTGATGACAATACCTTCTTATGACGACATCTTGGCCGGCCGGCTATCGGTTTCCAACATGCGGCGGGTGGAGCTGGAAGATCTTCTCGGCCGCGACTCCGTTTCACTCGACGCAGCTGCCCTGCATGAGCAGCTGACAGGGCGCGTCGTACTGGTGAGCGGGGCTGGTGGCTCGATCGGCTCGGAACTGTGCCGACAGATTGCTGCCTTTTCTCCGTCGCGCCTCCTCCTGCTCGACTCTTCCGAGTTTGCACTGTACCGCATGGATGAGGAACTGGCGCACGCCTTTCCTGAATTGCCGCGTGCGTGCTGGGCGGCTGATGTGCGGGATGCCGAGCGCATCGAAGAGATTTTTGCGGCGGAGCGGCCGGCCGTTGTTTTTCATGCTGCTGCTTACAAGCACGTGCCCTTAATGGAGAAGGTCAATGCCTGGCAGGCGGTGCGTACCAATGCGCTGGGTACTCTGATTACGGCCCAGGCTGCACGGATGTTTGGAGTCGATAAATTTGTCCTGGTGTCCACCGACAAGGCGGTCAATCCGACCAATGTTATGGGGTGCAGCAAGCGACTGGCTGAGCGCTTGTGTCGGGCCCTCCAAGAGCCCGGCGGTACTCGTTTTGTGACGGTGCGCTTCGGCAACGTATTGGGCAGCAATGGTAGCGTCATCCCCAAGTTCCGCGAGCAGATTGCCCGTGGCGGGCCGCTTACTGTGACGCATCCTGATATCGTTCGGTATTTCATGACCATTCCCGAGGCTGCGCAGCTCGTGTTGCATGCGGGGTGGCTGGGGCAGGGCGGCGAGATTTTTGTGCTTGATATGGGGGAGCCGGTGAAGATCGTCGATCTTGCGCGTGACATGATCCTGCTTTCTGGCTTCTCGGAAGGCGATATCCCTATCCACTTCACCGGTTTGCGGTCCGGGGAAAAACTGTATGAGGAATTGCTCGCCGATGACGAGAAGACTTTGCCGACGCCGCATCCCAAACTGCGAATTGCTAAGCTAGCTGATGACATGAGCGAAACAGAGTTCGCTGAACTGCTCGCTTGGTTGTCGCCGGCAGTGCGGGATGTGGCTGTTGTCAAGGCAGACCTTCAGTATTTCGTTCCTGAATACACAACAAACTGA
- the lapB gene encoding lipopolysaccharide assembly protein LapB, producing MNELFEYWQLLLIPAFFALGWIAARVDMQQVVHESRTLPRSYFQGLNFLLNEQPDKAIDSFLEVAKVDSQTVELHFALGNLFRRRGETERAIRMHQNLIDLPDLDDKVRLQALSELGQDYLKAGLLDRAEEIFNKLLGTDFEEEAKRNLLEIYQVEKEWLKAIEIARELPDVASHRDIAEYYCELAANEIMRSRPDSAREYLDVATQENRKCVRASLLQGDLLMQEIDLNGAIEAWQRIEQQDPAYLALVAQRLLEAYRKLERPAEGIALLSGYLERYPSLDLLEVVYQLVLESEGVEAAYRLVRAELQRNPTLLGLEKLMSARLPLVAPEVRPDVELARTIIQGYTKRLSRYRCDNCGFKARQFYWRCPACGGWETYPPRRSEEFDQSL from the coding sequence ATGAACGAATTATTCGAATACTGGCAGCTACTGCTGATACCGGCCTTTTTTGCTCTGGGCTGGATCGCTGCCCGCGTCGATATGCAGCAGGTCGTGCATGAGTCGCGCACCTTGCCTCGGTCCTATTTTCAGGGTTTGAATTTTCTGCTCAACGAGCAGCCGGACAAGGCAATCGATTCCTTTCTCGAGGTTGCAAAGGTTGATTCGCAGACCGTTGAGCTGCATTTTGCACTCGGTAATCTGTTTCGCCGGCGTGGCGAGACGGAGCGTGCCATACGCATGCACCAGAACCTCATCGACTTGCCTGACCTCGATGACAAGGTGCGGTTGCAGGCGCTGTCGGAGCTGGGACAGGATTACCTGAAGGCAGGCCTGCTTGATCGGGCTGAAGAAATTTTCAACAAATTGCTGGGAACCGACTTTGAGGAAGAGGCCAAGCGCAATCTGCTGGAAATCTATCAGGTCGAGAAAGAGTGGCTGAAGGCCATTGAAATTGCACGCGAATTGCCGGATGTTGCCTCGCATCGCGATATCGCCGAGTACTACTGTGAGCTGGCGGCCAACGAAATCATGCGTTCTCGCCCGGATTCGGCGCGTGAGTATTTGGATGTTGCCACTCAAGAGAATCGGAAGTGCGTGCGTGCCAGTCTCCTGCAAGGGGATTTGTTGATGCAGGAGATCGATCTCAATGGCGCTATCGAAGCCTGGCAGCGTATTGAGCAACAGGATCCCGCTTACCTGGCGCTGGTTGCCCAGCGACTGCTTGAAGCCTACCGCAAGCTCGAACGGCCGGCCGAAGGTATCGCCCTGTTGAGTGGTTATCTCGAGCGTTATCCCTCCCTCGATTTGCTCGAAGTGGTCTATCAACTGGTATTGGAAAGCGAAGGTGTCGAAGCGGCGTATCGCCTGGTGCGGGCCGAACTGCAGCGCAATCCCACCTTGCTTGGCTTGGAAAAACTGATGAGTGCGCGTTTGCCGCTGGTGGCGCCGGAAGTTCGTCCGGATGTCGAGTTGGCGAGGACCATTATCCAGGGCTACACGAAACGCCTGTCGCGCTATCGATGCGATAATTGTGGTTTCAAGGCCCGCCAATTTTATTGGCGTTGTCCGGCCTGCGGTGGTTGGGAAACCTATCCGCCGCGTCGCAGTGAAGAATTCGATCAATCCTTGTAG
- a CDS encoding sugar transferase yields the protein MKRLFDLGLVCGLAVLLVLPILAVALLVRLSSPGPALYWSDRVGRHNRIFSMPKFRSMRIGTPALATHLLRDPASWLTPVGGFLRRSSLDELPQLWSILVGDMSFVGPRPALFNQDDLVALRTSRGVHELVPGLTGWAQINGRDELPIPEKVELDAEYLQRRSLWFDIRILWLTFIKVLRRDGVSH from the coding sequence ATGAAGCGGCTGTTCGATCTTGGCTTGGTCTGTGGGCTGGCGGTGCTGCTGGTCTTGCCCATTCTCGCAGTGGCTCTGCTGGTCAGGTTGAGTTCGCCGGGGCCTGCACTCTACTGGTCGGATCGGGTTGGCCGGCATAACCGCATTTTCAGCATGCCGAAATTTCGCAGCATGCGCATTGGTACGCCGGCTCTGGCGACCCATCTGCTGCGGGATCCGGCGAGCTGGCTGACGCCGGTAGGGGGCTTCCTGCGTCGCTCCAGCCTGGATGAACTGCCGCAACTGTGGAGCATCCTGGTTGGTGACATGAGTTTTGTCGGACCCCGCCCCGCCTTGTTCAACCAGGACGATCTGGTTGCCTTGCGCACTTCCCGCGGGGTTCATGAACTAGTGCCGGGGCTGACCGGCTGGGCGCAGATCAATGGCCGGGACGAGTTGCCGATCCCGGAAAAGGTCGAGCTGGATGCCGAATATCTGCAGCGCCGTTCCTTGTGGTTCGATATCCGGATTCTCTGGCTGACTTTCATCAAGGTGTTGCGGCGCGACGGTGTGTCGCATTGA
- a CDS encoding LapA family protein codes for MTALTWAIRAIIFVFLVVFATQNTDPVSLRLLPGTVWQTPLVIALLAFFIGGVILGALSLLGVIFRQRREISCLKREALPTPASLTPEVPPSA; via the coding sequence ATGACAGCACTGACTTGGGCCATACGGGCCATTATTTTTGTCTTTCTGGTTGTATTCGCGACCCAGAACACCGATCCGGTAAGCCTTCGCCTTCTACCAGGAACAGTCTGGCAGACGCCGTTGGTGATCGCCTTGCTGGCTTTCTTTATCGGTGGCGTGATACTTGGCGCGCTGTCGCTGCTTGGGGTTATATTCCGGCAGCGTCGTGAAATCTCGTGCCTGAAGCGCGAGGCGTTGCCAACGCCAGCTTCCCTGACTCCGGAAGTGCCGCCAAGCGCATGA
- a CDS encoding UDP-glucose dehydrogenase family protein codes for MKITVVGTGYVGLVSGTCLAEVGNDVLCLDVDPEKICILEEGGIPIFEPGLQEMVRRNVAAGRLHFTTDVEKAVQHGTIQFIAVGTPPDEDGSADLQYVLGAARSIGRLMTDYKVVVDKSTVPVGTGAKVKAAIADELTKRGVDIPYSVVSNPEFLKEGAAVEDFMRPDRIVVGAEEEQAIHLMRALYAPFQRNHERLIITDVKSAELTKYAANAMLATRISFMNELANLAEVLGADIEMVRQGIGSDPRIGYHFLYPGCGYGGSCFPKDVKALIATAKDDADITLKVLTAVEEANDAQKHVLTRKLKARFGDLKGKHFALWGLAFKPNTDDMREAPSRELIADLFAAGATVTAYDPVAIDETRRIYGDDSRLQYAENPMGALTNADALLIVTEWKEFRSPDFESIKATLRSPVIFDGRNLYDPKFVRATGIEYFAIGR; via the coding sequence ATGAAAATCACCGTTGTCGGCACCGGCTATGTCGGTCTGGTCAGTGGCACCTGTCTGGCTGAAGTAGGTAACGATGTCCTTTGTCTGGACGTTGATCCCGAGAAAATTTGTATTCTCGAAGAAGGCGGCATCCCGATCTTCGAACCTGGTTTGCAGGAGATGGTCCGCCGCAATGTCGCCGCCGGCCGCCTGCACTTCACCACTGACGTGGAAAAAGCCGTGCAGCACGGCACCATCCAGTTCATTGCGGTTGGTACGCCGCCTGACGAAGACGGCTCGGCCGACCTCCAGTATGTACTCGGTGCGGCCCGTAGCATCGGTCGCCTGATGACCGACTACAAGGTCGTGGTCGACAAGAGCACCGTGCCGGTCGGTACCGGTGCCAAGGTCAAGGCCGCCATCGCTGACGAACTGACCAAGCGCGGCGTCGATATCCCTTACAGCGTTGTTTCCAATCCCGAGTTTCTCAAGGAAGGGGCTGCTGTCGAAGACTTCATGCGTCCTGATCGCATTGTTGTCGGCGCCGAAGAAGAGCAGGCCATCCACCTGATGCGTGCCCTTTACGCACCGTTCCAGCGCAATCACGAGCGCCTGATCATCACCGATGTGAAGAGCGCCGAACTGACCAAGTACGCCGCCAACGCCATGCTGGCGACGCGCATCAGTTTCATGAACGAACTGGCCAATCTGGCTGAAGTGCTGGGTGCCGACATTGAAATGGTTCGTCAGGGCATTGGCTCTGATCCGCGCATTGGCTACCACTTCCTTTACCCCGGTTGTGGCTACGGTGGCTCCTGCTTCCCCAAGGACGTCAAGGCGCTTATCGCGACAGCCAAGGACGATGCCGACATCACCCTCAAAGTGCTGACTGCCGTCGAGGAAGCCAACGATGCGCAGAAGCACGTGCTGACCCGGAAGCTCAAGGCGCGCTTCGGCGATCTCAAGGGCAAGCATTTCGCCCTGTGGGGCCTGGCCTTCAAGCCGAATACCGACGACATGCGCGAAGCGCCCAGCCGTGAACTGATTGCCGACTTGTTCGCCGCTGGTGCAACGGTGACGGCCTACGATCCTGTCGCCATCGACGAAACCCGACGCATCTACGGTGATGACAGCCGTCTGCAATACGCCGAAAACCCGATGGGGGCTCTCACAAACGCCGATGCGTTGCTGATCGTTACCGAATGGAAGGAATTCCGGAGTCCGGATTTTGAGTCCATCAAGGCAACGCTCAGAAGTCCGGTGATTTTCGACGGCCGTAACCTGTATGACCCGAAATTCGTGCGTGCTACGGGCATCGAGTATTTTGCAATCGGACGCTGA
- a CDS encoding integration host factor subunit beta, with product MTKSELIARLAERFPQLVAKDADFAVKMILDAMSEALVRGDRIEIRGFGSFALNYRPPRTGRNPKSGEKVGVPAKWVPHFKAGKELRERVDQAI from the coding sequence ATGACCAAATCTGAGCTCATCGCCCGGCTGGCGGAGCGGTTTCCCCAGTTGGTGGCGAAAGATGCTGATTTTGCGGTCAAGATGATTCTCGATGCGATGTCCGAAGCACTTGTGCGAGGAGATCGTATCGAGATCCGCGGATTCGGCAGCTTTGCGCTCAACTATCGGCCACCGCGTACTGGCCGTAACCCCAAGTCTGGGGAAAAGGTTGGCGTCCCGGCCAAGTGGGTTCCCCACTTCAAGGCTGGAAAAGAATTGCGCGAAAGGGTCGATCAGGCGATCTGA